One segment of Cervus canadensis isolate Bull #8, Minnesota chromosome 32, ASM1932006v1, whole genome shotgun sequence DNA contains the following:
- the ARPC1B gene encoding actin-related protein 2/3 complex subunit 1B codes for MAYHSFLVEPISCHAWNKDRTQIAICPNNHEVHIYEKSGNKWVQVHELKEHNGQVTGIDWAPESNRIVTCGTDRNAYVWTLKGRTWKPTLVILRINRAARCVRWAPKENKFAVGSGSRVISICYFEQENDWWVCKHIKKPIRSTVLSLDWHPNNVLLAAGSCDFKCRIFSAYIKEVEERPAPTPWGSKMPFGELMFESSSSCGWVHGVCFSDSGSRVAWVSHDSTVCLADADKKMAVATLASETLPLLAVTFITENSLVAAGHDCFPVLFTYDRAAGKLSFGGRLDVPKQSSQRGLTARERFQNLDKKASSEGSAAAGAGLDSLHKNSVSQISVLSGGKAKCSQFCTTGMDGGMSIWDVKSLESALKDLKII; via the exons ATGGCCTATCACAGCTTCCTGGTGGAGCCCATCAGCTGCCACGCCTGGAACAAGGACCGTACCC AGATCGCCATCTGCCCCAACAACCACGAGGTACACATCTACGAGAAGAGCGGGAACAAGTGGGTCCAGGTGCACGAACTCAAGGAGCACAACGGGCAGGTGACAG GCATCGACTGGGCCCCCGAGAGTAACCGCATCGTGACCTGCGGCACAGACCGCAATGCCTACGTGTGGACACTGAAGGGCCGCACGTGGAAGCCCACGCTGGTCATCCTGCGCATCAACCGCGCCGCTCGCTGCGTGCGCTGGGCCCCCAAGGAGAACAAGTTCGCTGTGGGCAGTGGCTCCCGTGTCATCTCCATCTGCTATTTTGAGCAGGAAAATGACTG GTGGGTGTGCAAGCACATCAAGAAGCCCATCCGCTCCACCGTCCTCAGCCTGGACTGGCACCCCAACAACGTGCTCCTGGCCGCCGGCTCCTGCGACTTCAAATGCCG GATCTTCTCGGCCTACATCAAGGAGGTGGAGGAGCGGCCAGCACCCACCCCGTGGGGCTCCAAGATGCCGTTCGGGGAGCTGATGTTCGAGTCCAGCAGTAGCTGCGGCTGGGTGCACGGCGTCTGCTTCTCGGACAGCGGCAGCCGTGTGGCCTGGGTCAGCCACGACAGCACCGTGTGCCTGGCAGATGCTGACAAGAAGATGGC TGTCGCGACTCTGGCCTCTGAAACGCTGCCGCTGCTGGCCGTAACCTTCATCACAGAGAACAGTCTGGTGGCAGCG GGCCACGACTGCTTCCCGGTGCTCTTCACCTACGACAGAGCCGCGGGGAAGCTGAGCTTCGGTGGGCGGCTGGACGTGCCCAAGCAGAGCTCGCAGCGCGGCCTGACGGCCCGCGAGCGCTTCCAGAACCTCGACAAGAAGGCGAGCTCGGAGGGCAGCGCTGCGGCGGGCGCCGGCCTGGACTCGCTGCACAAAAACAGCGTCAG CCAGATCTCGGTGCTCAGCGGGGGAAAGGCCAAGTGCTCGCAGTTTTGCACCACCGGCATGGACGGTGGCATGAGCATCTGGGACGTGAAG AGTCTGGAGTCTGCCCTGAAGGACCTCAAGATCATATGA